One stretch of Tepidibacter hydrothermalis DNA includes these proteins:
- a CDS encoding DUF7666 domain-containing protein, with amino-acid sequence MEAIKGFKVFNPDWTCRGFQYEVGKTFEDDITPSVCDRGFHFCKEAKDCFNYYRFDPDNKVAEVVAIGEVAEEGDKCSTNKIQIVREIPWSELLNLVNLGKGNVGLRNSGNRNSGNRNSGDWNSGNRNSGNRNSGNRNSGNRNSGDWNSGNRNSGDWNSGNRNSGNRNSGNRNSGNRNSGDWNSGDWNSGNRNSGDWNSGDWNKSSFNAGCFNTEQHKLKFFDKETDMTMQEWWNSDARYLMNQIDFRPTEWIWSDDMTDEEKEQHPEYKTTDGYLKVRDNKNACIEWWNGLSEIRRNVIKEIPNFDADKFFEITGIRV; translated from the coding sequence ATGGAAGCTATAAAAGGATTCAAAGTTTTCAACCCTGATTGGACTTGTAGGGGTTTTCAATATGAAGTAGGTAAAACATTTGAAGATGATATTACACCAAGTGTATGTGATAGAGGATTTCACTTCTGCAAGGAAGCAAAAGATTGTTTCAACTATTACAGATTTGATCCTGACAATAAGGTTGCAGAAGTTGTTGCCATTGGTGAAGTTGCAGAAGAAGGTGACAAATGTAGCACTAACAAGATTCAAATTGTCAGAGAAATTCCATGGTCTGAACTGTTGAACTTGGTTAATTTGGGAAAAGGCAATGTAGGTCTTCGCAACAGTGGTAATCGCAACAGTGGTAATCGCAACAGTGGTGATTGGAACAGTGGTAATCGCAACAGTGGTAATCGCAACAGTGGTAATCGCAACAGTGGTAATCGCAACAGTGGTGATTGGAACAGTGGTAATCGCAACAGTGGTGATTGGAACAGTGGTAATCGCAACAGTGGTAATCGCAACAGTGGTAATCGCAACAGTGGTAATCGCAACAGTGGTGATTGGAACAGTGGTGATTGGAACAGTGGTAATCGCAACAGTGGTGATTGGAACAGTGGTGATTGGAACAAATCTTCTTTTAATGCAGGGTGTTTCAATACAGAGCAGCACAAATTGAAGTTCTTTGATAAAGAAACAGATATGACAATGCAAGAATGGTGGAATTCAGATGCACGTTATTTGATGAATCAGATTGATTTTAGACCTACTGAATGGATTTGGTCAGATGATATGACGGATGAAGAAAAAGAACAGCATCCTGAATATAAAACAACTGATGGTTACTTAAAAGTTCGTGACAATAAAAATGCTTGCATTGAATGGTGGAACGGTCTTTCTGAAATTAGAAGAAATGTAATCAAGGAAATTCCAAACTTTGATGCAGATAAGTTCTTTGAAATAACTGGAATCAGAGTTTAG
- a CDS encoding helix-turn-helix domain-containing protein: MSFAKNLKKAMDERNMSQAELSALTGIGKSSISQYLSGKNEPKQKAVEKIADALECSVAYLNGITTCSDPTDDPNGLKNVPVSEAAKRIGKSEQFIRVGLQRNILPFGVAVKLSSRFSYHISPKLLNEYIGA, from the coding sequence ATGAGTTTTGCAAAGAACTTGAAGAAAGCAATGGATGAAAGGAACATGTCACAGGCTGAACTTTCAGCTTTGACTGGAATCGGTAAATCATCAATTAGTCAATACTTATCAGGTAAAAACGAACCAAAGCAAAAAGCAGTTGAAAAAATTGCAGATGCACTTGAATGTTCAGTTGCTTATTTGAACGGAATTACAACTTGCAGTGATCCAACAGATGACCCAAACGGTCTGAAAAATGTTCCAGTTTCAGAAGCAGCAAAGAGAATTGGAAAATCAGAGCAATTCATCAGGGTTGGATTACAAAGAAATATTCTTCCGTTTGGTGTTGCAGTAAAGTTGTCATCAAGATTTTCTTATCACATTTCACCAAAGCTTTTGAATGAATATATCGGTGCATAA
- a CDS encoding Bro-N domain-containing protein, which produces MNQLQVFQNNEFGQVRTLNIKNEPWFVGKDVANALGYERTADAIRTHIDEDDKGVGKIQTPGGIQEMVIINESGLYSLILSSKLPSAKKFKKWVTSEVLPSIRKNGYYSVPSYQPKATSIGEVVNLIKMTRQSMKDQGCDPREIAIAVKQICEQFNINLPDCFIKPQETTLQDVFDMVDFIFSVPRGRGHKKVTYEDYIVQASIKRLKG; this is translated from the coding sequence ATGAATCAATTACAAGTTTTTCAAAACAATGAATTTGGACAAGTTAGAACATTGAATATTAAAAATGAACCTTGGTTTGTTGGAAAAGATGTTGCGAATGCACTCGGATATGAAAGAACAGCAGATGCAATCAGAACACACATTGACGAAGATGATAAGGGGGTCGGTAAAATACAGACCCCTGGTGGAATACAAGAAATGGTGATTATCAATGAATCAGGGTTATATTCCTTAATACTTTCTTCCAAACTTCCATCAGCAAAGAAATTCAAAAAATGGGTAACATCAGAAGTTCTTCCTTCAATCAGAAAGAACGGTTATTATTCAGTTCCAAGTTACCAACCTAAAGCAACAAGTATTGGTGAAGTGGTGAACTTGATAAAAATGACAAGGCAATCAATGAAAGATCAAGGGTGTGACCCAAGGGAAATTGCAATTGCAGTTAAACAGATTTGTGAACAGTTTAATATTAATCTTCCTGATTGCTTTATTAAACCACAAGAAACAACTTTACAAGATGTATTCGACATGGTGGATTTTATATTTAGTGTTCCAAGAGGTAGAGGGCATAAGAAAGTAACTTATGAAGATTACATTGTTCAAGCATCAATTAAACGATTGAAAGGTTAA
- a CDS encoding helix-turn-helix domain-containing protein — translation MEKYLSCEEVAEKFSVKVITVWSWIREKKLKAIKTGKMYHIRPQDLAEFEEARKTK, via the coding sequence TTGGAAAAATATCTTTCTTGCGAAGAAGTCGCAGAAAAATTCAGTGTTAAGGTAATAACGGTGTGGTCATGGATTCGTGAGAAAAAACTCAAGGCAATTAAAACCGGAAAAATGTATCATATTAGACCACAAGATCTTGCTGAATTTGAAGAAGCAAGAAAAACCAAATAG
- a CDS encoding helix-turn-helix domain-containing protein: protein MFVANLKMLLKKHNKKQSELASFVGVKPNTVSDWINKGSSPKLDHLCRISEFFNVSLDFLLLGKEISQQSASNISNSAIVQGNHATTLIVRNGETKERELTEQEIELLRIYNGLDIKKQTLLLSAAFKFEEERLD, encoded by the coding sequence ATGTTTGTTGCTAATCTAAAAATGTTATTAAAGAAACATAATAAAAAGCAAAGTGAATTGGCAAGTTTCGTTGGTGTTAAGCCGAATACGGTAAGCGATTGGATAAATAAAGGTAGTAGTCCAAAGCTAGATCATCTATGCCGAATAAGCGAATTTTTTAATGTTTCATTAGATTTTCTTCTTTTAGGAAAAGAAATTTCACAACAATCGGCAAGTAATATATCCAATAGTGCAATTGTTCAAGGTAATCATGCTACAACTTTAATTGTCAGAAATGGAGAAACAAAAGAAAGAGAGTTAACCGAACAAGAAATTGAACTATTAAGAATCTACAATGGGTTAGATATTAAAAAACAGACTTTATTGCTTTCAGCAGCTTTTAAATTTGAAGAAGAAAGGTTGGATTAA
- a CDS encoding tyrosine-type recombinase/integrase, producing MKNPNGYGSVVKLSGNRRNPYAVRKTVGWNEKGHPIYKSIGYTSSREQGMIMLAEYNKAPWDIDAEKTTLEDMFELFKEKKMPKMGKSSQASLKSAFKHTSKYKKMKYKDIKSFHMQDCIDNCGKGYSTQWAIKNLFGQLDKFALEIDVINKSYAQLTTADPIPETKKKPFTDEEVDAVWKVKDKPWVDSVLVFLYSGFRISELLGLKTEKVDLEVGTIQGGTKTKAGKDRIVPIHSKIFELVQRRVQEGNEYLFTENGKKLSSAKYYEKWNEVMNELKLNHTPHECRHTFRSRLDSAGANKVCIDLMMGHKSKEVGERIYTHKSIQELKDAIELITR from the coding sequence TTGAAGAATCCAAATGGATATGGTTCTGTTGTTAAATTATCAGGCAATAGAAGAAATCCTTATGCAGTAAGAAAAACAGTTGGATGGAATGAAAAAGGTCATCCAATTTATAAGTCAATAGGTTATACTTCAAGCAGAGAACAAGGAATGATTATGCTTGCTGAATATAACAAAGCACCTTGGGATATAGATGCAGAAAAGACAACACTTGAAGATATGTTTGAATTGTTCAAAGAAAAGAAAATGCCTAAAATGGGAAAATCAAGCCAAGCATCTTTGAAGTCAGCTTTTAAGCATACATCCAAATACAAGAAAATGAAGTACAAAGACATCAAGTCTTTCCACATGCAAGACTGCATTGATAATTGTGGAAAAGGATATTCGACACAATGGGCAATCAAGAACCTATTTGGTCAGCTTGATAAATTTGCTCTTGAAATTGATGTCATTAACAAATCATATGCACAACTGACAACAGCAGACCCTATTCCTGAAACAAAGAAAAAACCTTTCACTGATGAAGAAGTGGATGCAGTTTGGAAAGTCAAAGATAAGCCTTGGGTTGATTCAGTCTTGGTATTCTTATATTCAGGGTTCAGGATCAGTGAACTTTTAGGATTGAAAACAGAAAAGGTTGACCTTGAAGTAGGAACTATTCAAGGTGGAACTAAAACCAAAGCAGGTAAAGACAGAATTGTTCCTATTCATTCAAAGATTTTTGAATTAGTTCAAAGAAGGGTTCAAGAAGGAAATGAATATTTGTTCACTGAAAATGGAAAAAAGTTGTCTAGTGCCAAGTATTATGAAAAATGGAATGAAGTCATGAATGAACTAAAATTGAACCATACACCACATGAATGTAGACACACATTCAGGTCAAGATTAGATTCAGCAGGTGCAAACAAAGTGTGTATTGATCTGATGATGGGGCATAAATCAAAAGAAGTTGGTGAACGAATTTACACCCATAAAAGTATTCAAGAATTGAAAGATGCAATTGAACTAATAACACGTTAG
- a CDS encoding NupC/NupG family nucleoside CNT transporter, with protein sequence MERFISLIGIFVLLGICYLISENKKKVDFKLVFIGLFIQVVFAFIILKTSIGKTVFEYLSNFATTILGFARDGAVFLFAGLVGDIDKFGFIFAFQVLPTLIFFSSLMAVLYHVGVMQFVIKYIAGFMSKVLGTSGAESVSAAANIFVSQTEAPLVIKPYIEKMTRSELSAVMIGGMATVAGSVMAGYIGMGVDAGHLIAASIMSAPAALVASKIIVPETEEPVTKGNVDVEVEKIDANIIDAAARGASEGLQLALNIAGMLLAFVALIAMLNAGIEGIGNLIGIQGLKIEVILGYLFAPLAYIMGVPAKDMVTAGSLLGTKTVVNEFVAYAQLGEYIKSGALEPRTVTILTYALCGFANFGSIAVLLGGIGGLAPKRRGEVAQLGLKALVGGTVAAFLTASIAGILI encoded by the coding sequence ATGGAGAGGTTTATAAGTTTAATAGGTATATTTGTTCTTTTAGGTATTTGTTATTTAATATCTGAGAACAAGAAAAAAGTAGATTTTAAATTGGTATTTATAGGATTATTTATTCAGGTTGTATTTGCATTCATAATTTTAAAAACAAGTATAGGAAAAACTGTATTTGAATATTTATCAAATTTTGCAACAACTATTTTAGGGTTTGCTAGAGATGGTGCTGTGTTCTTATTTGCAGGATTAGTTGGAGATATAGATAAGTTTGGATTTATATTTGCTTTTCAAGTACTTCCAACATTAATATTTTTCTCATCTTTAATGGCAGTATTATATCATGTTGGAGTTATGCAGTTTGTAATAAAATATATAGCTGGATTTATGTCTAAGGTTTTAGGTACTTCAGGTGCAGAATCTGTATCGGCAGCTGCAAATATATTTGTAAGTCAAACAGAAGCTCCTTTAGTTATAAAGCCATATATAGAAAAAATGACAAGATCAGAGTTAAGTGCTGTAATGATAGGTGGAATGGCTACAGTAGCTGGTAGTGTTATGGCAGGATATATAGGTATGGGAGTAGATGCAGGACACTTAATAGCAGCATCAATAATGTCAGCACCTGCTGCATTAGTAGCTTCTAAAATTATAGTTCCGGAAACTGAGGAACCGGTTACAAAAGGTAATGTAGATGTTGAAGTAGAAAAAATAGATGCAAATATAATAGATGCAGCAGCAAGGGGAGCATCAGAAGGACTTCAATTAGCACTTAATATAGCAGGAATGCTACTTGCATTTGTAGCTTTGATTGCCATGTTAAATGCAGGAATTGAAGGAATAGGAAATTTAATAGGAATACAAGGATTAAAGATAGAAGTTATATTAGGTTACTTATTTGCACCACTTGCATATATAATGGGAGTTCCAGCTAAAGATATGGTAACAGCAGGATCATTACTTGGAACAAAGACGGTTGTAAATGAATTCGTCGCATATGCACAATTAGGAGAGTATATAAAGAGTGGAGCGCTTGAGCCAAGAACTGTAACAATATTAACTTATGCATTATGTGGATTTGCTAATTTTGGATCTATAGCAGTTTTATTAGGAGGCATTGGAGGTTTAGCCCCTAAAAGAAGAGGTGAAGTTGCTCAATTAGGATTAAAAGCTTTAGTAGGTGGAACAGTAGCAGCCTTTTTAACAGCTTCTATAGCAGGTATATTAATATAA
- a CDS encoding DUF1878 domain-containing protein: MCGIDIDIMRKFDFIEFRQDLLFRNTGLDRVLFEYEITRKQYEDLKDLMNNYEVLISKNEEVNHNQFEQDIYNIVIQQSGNTYFVESLVLEFYKQEMYKEVFTSLYAHMDKRKFRSSNFNK; this comes from the coding sequence ATGTGCGGTATAGATATAGACATAATGAGAAAATTTGATTTTATAGAATTTAGACAAGACTTATTATTTAGAAATACAGGTTTAGATAGAGTTTTATTTGAATATGAAATAACAAGAAAGCAGTATGAGGATTTGAAGGATTTAATGAACAATTATGAAGTATTAATATCTAAAAATGAAGAAGTAAATCATAATCAATTTGAGCAAGACATATACAATATTGTTATACAACAGAGTGGAAATACTTATTTTGTAGAATCATTAGTATTAGAATTTTATAAACAAGAAATGTATAAAGAGGTATTTACTTCACTATATGCTCATATGGATAAAAGGAAATTTAGATCATCTAACTTTAATAAATAA